ctggctgcaccactggccccagcgtctctggctgcaccactggccccagcaactcccgccctggcctcacctcagccatgccaagctccagctcacgcctcacctcagccatgccaagctccagctcaagcctcagtTCAGTCACGTCAAGTGcaagccccagctccagctcaagcctcagtTCAGTCACGTCAAGTGcaagccccagctccagctcaagcctcagtTCAGTCACGTCAAGTGcaagccccagctccagctcaagcctcagtTCAGTCACATCAAGTGCAAgtcccagctcctgtcggctcctcagaggaggacgccgttctagttcctgtcggccaagttgaggccgttctagtcccagttcctgtcggctcctcagaggaggacgccgttctagttcctgtcggctcctcagaggaggacgccgttctagttcctgtcggccaagttgaggccgttctagtcccagttcctgtcggctcctcagaggaggacgccgttctagttcctgtcggctcctcagaggaggacgcagttctagttcctgtcggccaagttgaggccgttctagtcccagttcctgtcggctcctcagaggaggacgccgttctagttcctgtcggccaagtagaggtcgttctagtcccagctcctgtcggctcctctgaggaggacgccgttctagttcctgccactgtcggcccctcggaggccgcagcccccgacgatccccaggagggggtcgttccggccgcagcgtctgccgcagcgtctgttgcaGCCCCtaccgacctcccggaggaggtcggcccagctccgtctcctgccgacctcccggaggaggtcggcccagctccgtctcctgccgacctcccggaggaggtcggtccagctccgcctcctgccGACCCCCCggaggtggtcggcccgctcctggtccctgtggtttttgtgccaatgtgtgcaggtgcagttcctggtggtccggtcccggacacgctcgtcgcAGCCCCTgggggtccggtcccggccacgctcgtttcagctcctggtggtccggccccggacccgttcgcctcagctcctggtggtccggccccggacccgttcgcctcagctcctggtggtccggccccggacacgttcgcctcagctcctggtggtccggccccggacacgttcgcctcagctcctggtggtccggccccggacacgttcgcctcagctcctggtggtccggccccggacccGTTCGCCTcagcccctggtggtccggccccggacccgttcgcctcagctcctggtggtccggccccggacccgttcgcctcagctcctggtggtccggccccggacacgttcgcctcagctcctggtggtccggccccggacacgttcgcctcagctcctggtggtccggccccggacacgttcgcctcagctcctggtggtccggccccggacacgttcgtctccgctcctggaggcccggggCCGGctacgtctgcatcggttcctggtggcccggctccggccacgtctccacgtctgttcccggcttcgtctccacgtctgttttcgcccctggttcctgcctcgtctccacgtctgtcttcgcccctggttcctgcctcgtctccacgtctgtcttcgcctctggttcctgcctcgtctccacgtctgtcttcgcctctggttcctgcctcgtctccacgtctgtcttcgcctctggttcctgcctcgtctccacgtctgtcttcgcctctggttcctgcctcgtctttgtctcggctgccggactggtggtctcgccctcggcgcctcctgctgcctggatggcgctgcctcctgcggcgtcgtccgcctcgacccctcaatcttcaggatcggcgtccgcctggaggacatcgccgttcggggtggtccccgtggacgctggcccagctcaaggtcactaggcgtgccaccctgcctcagcggcggctgagcaggatctcgcctcGTCTCCACCCGCCGTGAGGGGATTCCtggactctgagttttcctggtcatggactttgttctggtctcatggacattcatgttgtcttcttgattatgggactcgttcttgttttgtttttcgggggggtcctctggtctgtcgtgttcgggcgtgtgttttgttgtgttgggggtttctgtttttgccctcccccagtgccgccctccgcccgccctgtcgttgttccgtgcgggttgttttttgttctggccctccgccggtcctccctccgcccgccctgctcgggggtttttttgcctttggtcgtctggaatccgcccttgggaggggggtactgtcacaatctgaggttttgtttcttgttgtgtcccgttttagcacagtagttcctgttttattttggtaatctcccggtctctgtttttggttctagcttcaccttccggtttacgttacatcacagctgttcctgcttcacccggtcattgtacacacctgcagttcatcagtcatcactcactttgtatttaagcaccacctctaagcccagcaccttgccagattgtttgttcattcacccgttcaactttccagcattcttacctttaccttgccgtgccttttgatcctgttttgttcctgaccacgtctccagcccagcctgtgataatcccgtctgcctgtgtgagtctgaccattgcctgtttttgacatccgcttgccttatcctcgtctgtgctgctaccgatgatctacctgtgtaccgacccttgcctgcctgaccacaagctcgaataaaccctgttgtgcactgagccttgtctccgctgtgcgtgtgggtccgctaccttgagtccgtgacagcaGGCAATGGTTCGATACACGGAGAAGctcagcgacggtacaggtaaggactagacaactcactggtcagacggtcgTGCAAAGGTCAATATCCAAGCGATGGTACAGGAACAGGTCAGGTTCGGTGAATCGGTGGTCAGAGACAAGCAGGATCAACAACATGAGACAAtcactagaacgctggatagtagTACAAAGACTCGACAATCGGGCGTCTGACTGagggctgaggtggtgcttaagtacagaGTCTGATTGCtagattattgtcaggtgtgcatagTGAACCGGGATGTGAGCAGCTGCGACGAGAGTAAGACAGGAAATGAgtttgttttaacaccactgtgtggacggagctctgtaACTCACATGGGGAGGACACAAACGCCATCACAGACTGTATTACAGACGATATTAActtttgctgtgaaaacaccataCCCTCCAAGGTGGTACAGTGTTTCGCCAATAATAAGCCGTGGGTCACCTTTGATGTTAAAGAAGAGAGAGTTAGAtcagaggacagggaggagctgaaggagctgaggagaaaaatACATAACGAGAAGGCCAGCTACAGGAGAAagatgaaggagcagctgcagcagaacaacgtTAGTGAGGTATGGAGgggcctgaaaaccatctctggctaCAAAGCTCCACACATTTACAGACTGAGGGGgtcctgagctgggtcaacaaCCTGAACTTACTttcaataggtttgaccaagcattcactcacacacccCAGCAGCTGCATCCAAACCTTTTGAGACCTTACAACACTggaccaccccccacagcccttcacacctctACACAAAAGTCCAGCACCATCAGCCCAGCAGACCTACGACTCATCCTAGCAACactcctccacttcacaccaTTCTGACACTGAGTCACTCCCTGAGTCACCAGTTTCCTTCTCTAGCACCCAAGTGAGAAAAGAGCTCAGAAAAATCAAGGCCAGAAAAGCAGCCGGACCAGATGGCATCAGCTCTAGACCTGGCAGAGTAGAGGgtgctgtcatcttcctcccacactgagctctttctcacctggagaagcctgGCCACACTGTGAGgatcacaatttttttttatttctccagtgccttcaacaccatccagccggtgcttctgaaagacaaactggaggaggctggtgtggacctctgtgagatggaggtccacaccagccacagtttgtgagagccagggactgtgtgtctgacactctcaTCTGCAGTGTGGGGACCCCACAGAGGACTGTACTGGCCCATTTCCTCTTCACCTTCTATACCgtacgtcagacttcagacacaacacggacagctgtgttctgcagaaatTTTCCGACATCTGTGCGATGGTCAGCATGATCACCAATGATGacaatgcagagtacagaggactgaTTCAGGACTTTGTGAACTGGTACCAGTGGAActacctcctgatcaatgcagggattTTGAAGTGACGGGGCCATTCCTGAAGACTctgtggcatcagccatcctgtacggtgtggtctgctggaaaagcagcatcacagtgaggcacaggaagagactggaaagggtcatcaagaagtccagctctgtcctgggctactttttttttacttttttaattgTAAATAATCTTTACTCTGCTCTTGTtctgtactgctgctgtaaCATGGAAATTTCTCCATTGTGAGACTCTCTCTGGTATTTTACTGAATACTACTGAacacaatggcatcagtttcatgacagttgaagGTTCTTGTACATCTGACTCAGAATGAGTCTCGGAATGAAATCCCTTTCCATCCCTAATCAGTCCGCATACAAGGTTCACGGCTGTTATCTCCCTGTGCTGGTGGAGAGCCTTGGAAAGAAGTGTTGGAGCAGAATTAAACATGTGTCTTCCTCAAGCATATTTGTGGTCTTAGATGTTGAACATAGGATCCTGGGGCCAGATGGGTGATTTGTATGTTAAACAAACACTTCTGTTGTGCCACTGTTCTCCTTATCTTCGGGTGCATAGGGTGATAGGGCTGTCTCTGAAAAGGAGTTAGCTCAACACAGACATTACCAGGTCATCTGTCAAGATGTGGATTGGGGACTTTGTGGAGACTACAAACTAATCATTAATTCTGTATTATGTTTAAATAAGATTGAAACATAGTAAtataatgtgtatatatatatatatattttcttttacttttttactttttgctcactagactgagtggctgtaacctgtcagagagaagctgtgaagctctgtcctcagttcttaGCTCTCAGTCCtgtagtctgagagaactggacctgagtaacaacaacctgcaagattcaggagtgaagctactgtctgctggactaaGGCGTCCACACTGtaaactggagactctcaggttaagttagtttattttttaaatatgggGTGATATCGCTAAATTTAGGAACTAAATTTGGAAGTCACCTGACAGTGTTTTCtgacttgtgttttctctgtactgcgttaaaataaataatggaaAATTAAttcctaataaataaataataaatttataataataattaattaaaatgaataaatttatttaaaatattttttttattattaaaaatgaattgaaaatTAACCAGTCATACAGTAGCATCATACACGGACCCTAAAAGACTTGTTCTAAAgtcactttgcttctcttcCACTTAGGAAAAGTAAGCAATATTGTCGTTTGgcagcagccctggcctcctattggcgGGTGCAAATCTGACATTTTGAATGCAAGGGAAGGGTTTTGAGAGTAACAATGACAAAATCTAAACATTAAATCGTTAAAGTGTGCTCTTGAATTGTCTGCTCActagactgagtgtgtgtgacctgtcagagagaagctgtgaagctctgtcctcagttctcagctctcagtcctctagtctgagacaAC
Above is a window of Betta splendens chromosome 9, fBetSpl5.4, whole genome shotgun sequence DNA encoding:
- the LOC129604553 gene encoding calphotin-like; protein product: MVFTCSRLPEDLRWCFGELARNYAEAPSLKARLRVIKQAIAILEEEFWWLDYPGVQTLFEKLQAVRRDLARALRAAPAGVSSAVPAAPESAPVAAPSSQAHVPVAAQSSQAHVPVAAPSSQAHVPVVVQSSQAHVPVVVQSSQAHVPVVVQSSQAHVPVVVQSSQAHVPVVVQSSQAHVPVVVQSSQAHVPVVVQSSQAHVPVVVQSSQAHVPVAAQSSQAHVPVAAQSSQAHVPVAAQSSQAHAHVTAMVPQPNPVRAVDPAPASALAVEEVKPTASRRRPRRRRRQPDSPVQAPEDSVTEIRLPPSPAEGTLAPSYDMPISIAGIPDSIFLRIRAQCAPPVLFLFAHWLNSAEAETDPVSKERHFREAALLIARKPALREALGFIEPPSEPAPVPASEPAPVPASEPAPVPASEPAPVPASDPALAPASKSAPVPASDPALAPASKSASQPALAPASKSASQPALAPASKSASQPALAPASKSASQPALAPASKSASQPALAPASKSAPLAPASLAAPLAPASLAAPLAPASLAAPLAPASLAAPLAPATPALASPQPCQAPAHASPQPCQAPAQASVQSRQVQAPAPAQASVQSRQVQAPAPAQASVQSRQVQAPAPAQASVQSHQVQVPAPVGSSEEDAVLVPVGQVEAVLVPVPVGSSEEDAVLVPVGSSEEDAVLVPVGQVEAVLVPVPVGSSEEDAVLVPVGSSEEDAVLVPVGQVEAVLVPVPVGSSEEDAVLVPVGQVEVVLVPAPVGSSEEDAVLVPATVGPSEAAAPDDPQEGVVPAAASAAASVAAPTDLPEEVGPAPSPADLPEEVGPAPSPADLPEEVGPAPPPADPPEVVGPLLVPVVFVPMCAGAVPGGPVPDTLVAAPGGPVPATLVSAPGGPAPDPFASAPGGPAPDPFASAPGGPAPDTFASAPGGPAPDTFASAPGGPAPDTFASAPGGPAPDPFASAPGGPAPDPFASAPGGPAPDPFASAPGGPAPDTFASAPGGPAPDTFASAPGGPAPDTFASAPGGPAPDTFVSAPGGPGPATSASVPGGPAPATSPRLFPASSPRLFSPLVPASSPRLSSPLVPASSPRLSSPLVPASSPRLSSPLVPASSPRLSSPLVPASSPRLSSPLVPASSLSRLPDWWSRPRRLLLPGWRCLLRRRPPRPLNLQDRRPPGGHRRSGWSPWTLAQLKVTRRATLPQRRLSRISPRLHPP